Proteins from a single region of Shinella zoogloeoides:
- a CDS encoding SDR family oxidoreductase, which translates to MNTVLITGSSSGYGLQTARHFHDRGWTVIATMRTPREDVLPKSSRLRILPLDVTQPESIAACLQAAGPIDALVNNAGIGVVGAFEATPMAHIRKIFETNTFGVMAMTQAVIPHLRARRSGVIVNVTSSVTLAPMPLAAAYTASKMAIEGFTGSLAHELAAFGVRARLIEPGYAPTTRFTANSGVRVEDLIPAAYEEFAAPIFAAFAKPAMVTTEADVAEAVWQAANDLSGQLRFPAGPDAVALAQGHAG; encoded by the coding sequence ATGAACACCGTGCTCATCACCGGCAGCTCTTCCGGCTACGGCCTCCAAACCGCCCGCCACTTCCATGACAGGGGCTGGACCGTCATCGCCACCATGCGGACGCCACGCGAGGACGTCCTGCCCAAATCCAGCCGTCTGCGCATCCTGCCGCTCGACGTGACGCAGCCCGAGAGCATCGCCGCCTGCCTTCAGGCCGCCGGCCCGATCGACGCCCTCGTCAACAATGCCGGGATCGGCGTGGTCGGCGCGTTCGAGGCGACGCCCATGGCGCATATCCGCAAGATATTCGAGACCAACACGTTCGGCGTCATGGCGATGACGCAGGCCGTCATCCCGCACCTGCGCGCCCGCCGGTCGGGCGTGATCGTCAACGTGACCTCCAGCGTGACGCTCGCGCCGATGCCGCTGGCGGCGGCCTATACCGCCAGCAAGATGGCGATCGAGGGCTTCACCGGCTCGCTGGCGCATGAACTGGCCGCCTTCGGCGTGCGCGCCAGGCTGATCGAGCCGGGCTATGCCCCGACCACGCGGTTCACCGCCAATAGCGGGGTGCGCGTCGAGGACCTCATTCCCGCAGCCTATGAGGAATTCGCCGCGCCAATCTTCGCCGCTTTCGCCAAGCCGGCCATGGTGACGACGGAGGCCGATGTAGCCGAGGCCGTCTGGCAGGCCGCCAACGACCTGTCCGGGCAGCTCCGCTTCCCCGCCGGCCCCGACGCCGTCGCACTGGCGCAGGGCCACGCCGGATAA
- a CDS encoding AraC family transcriptional regulator, producing MSDPLTEVIELLRPRAVFSKGISGAGPWAVRYSAFGQPGFCAVLEGRCRLMVDGEAPATLERGDFVLLPATPAFTMSGFEPAIPMHVDPTAAPAPIGEVRHGRPGGPADVRLLGGYFAFDTPDAALLVSLLPGMIHIRGVERLTTLVRLVAEEAKAENVGRELVLARLVEILLVEALRISRGGDTPPGLLRGLADARLARALREMHGGPQHGWTVAGLADAAGMSRSAFFDRFTRAVGLRPMEYLLAWRMAVAKDLLRSGALALDEVARRVGYGSASTFSTAFSRHVGQPPGRYARHAGASG from the coding sequence ATGTCCGATCCGCTTACCGAGGTTATCGAGCTGTTGCGGCCGCGTGCGGTCTTTTCGAAGGGCATCAGCGGGGCCGGTCCCTGGGCGGTGCGCTATTCCGCCTTCGGCCAGCCCGGCTTTTGCGCCGTCCTTGAGGGGCGGTGCCGTCTGATGGTCGACGGTGAGGCGCCGGCCACGCTGGAGCGGGGCGATTTCGTGCTGCTGCCGGCGACGCCGGCCTTCACCATGTCCGGCTTCGAGCCGGCCATTCCCATGCATGTCGACCCCACGGCCGCTCCGGCTCCCATCGGGGAAGTGCGGCATGGCCGTCCCGGCGGGCCTGCCGATGTCCGGCTCCTCGGCGGGTATTTCGCATTCGATACGCCGGACGCCGCGCTGCTGGTGTCGCTGCTGCCGGGCATGATCCATATCCGCGGCGTCGAGCGGCTGACGACGCTGGTGCGGCTCGTCGCCGAGGAGGCGAAGGCGGAGAATGTCGGGCGGGAGCTTGTGCTGGCGCGGCTTGTGGAAATCCTGCTGGTCGAAGCGCTGCGCATATCGCGCGGCGGGGATACGCCGCCCGGCCTGTTGCGGGGCCTTGCGGATGCCCGGCTGGCGAGGGCGCTGCGCGAGATGCATGGCGGCCCGCAGCATGGCTGGACGGTGGCCGGGCTGGCGGATGCCGCCGGCATGTCCCGCTCCGCCTTCTTCGACCGCTTCACCCGCGCGGTCGGCCTGCGCCCGATGGAATATCTGTTGGCCTGGCGGATGGCTGTCGCCAAGGACCTGCTCCGCAGCGGCGCCCTGGCGCTCGATGAGGTCGCGCGCCGCGTCGGCTACGGTTCGGCGAGCACGTTCAGCACCGCCTTCAGCCGCCATGTCGGGCAGCCGCCGGGCCGCTACGCGCGCCATGCGGGAGCCTCCGGGTGA
- a CDS encoding methyl-accepting chemotaxis protein, which translates to MSFLTNARIRTKILAPLIGICAVAVAGMSIMAVQFQKTDDLYSEFVARDNAAVARMNNLRGGVNAAAYKAYIAATADAATMADGEIVRSYERTREAVKKGFGEIRSFLPASSQELDAFEKRFDEILVITDEAVALSKKGEFAAAVVRNVASDDPVRVLGDEMGSWSTKLTERVAARSDELSAATAATIFYSLLALGIAIVAGMAGSLFISSRGITTPIATLRSRMETLAAGQTEEAIAGMERRDEVGQMAAAVAVFRDNALERIRLEQEAENGRGLSERERREREAQKAREAAEIQHAVDALGTGLTHLSDGDVSYQIVTPFAAHLDGLRENFNQSVGKLQATLRAVGENANAIDAGANEVRAAADDLSKRTEQQAASVEETAAALEEITTTVRDAAKRAEEAGQLVARTRAGAEKSGEVVRRAVEAMREIERSSGEITNIIGVIDDIAFQTNLLALNAGVEAARAGEAGKGFAVVAQEVRELAQRSAQAAKEIKGLITASSTQVQAGVALVGETGAALQTIVTEVQDINANVNAIVESAREQSVGLGEINQAVNTMDQGTQQNAAMVEQSTAASHSLAKEASSLKQLLAQFTLGNSGVGHAPVRLAGPASAPVTSPARGLGRKVASALGGAAAATAAQDWQEF; encoded by the coding sequence ATGTCCTTTCTTACGAATGCCAGGATCAGAACGAAGATTCTCGCGCCCCTCATCGGCATATGCGCCGTTGCGGTCGCGGGCATGTCGATCATGGCCGTGCAGTTTCAAAAAACCGACGATCTCTATTCGGAGTTCGTAGCGCGGGACAATGCCGCGGTTGCACGCATGAACAACCTGCGTGGCGGCGTCAATGCCGCCGCCTACAAGGCGTATATCGCCGCGACGGCCGACGCCGCGACCATGGCCGATGGCGAGATCGTCAGGAGCTACGAGCGCACGCGGGAAGCCGTGAAGAAGGGGTTCGGCGAGATCAGGTCGTTCCTGCCCGCGTCCTCCCAGGAGCTGGACGCGTTCGAGAAGCGCTTCGACGAGATTCTTGTCATCACGGACGAGGCCGTAGCGCTTTCTAAGAAGGGTGAGTTTGCAGCGGCAGTGGTGCGCAATGTCGCCTCGGACGATCCCGTTCGCGTGCTTGGCGACGAAATGGGGAGCTGGAGCACGAAGCTGACCGAGCGCGTCGCGGCCCGGAGCGACGAGCTGAGCGCCGCAACCGCAGCGACGATCTTCTACTCGCTCCTTGCTCTCGGCATCGCGATCGTCGCGGGCATGGCCGGTTCCCTCTTCATCTCCTCGCGCGGCATCACCACGCCGATCGCGACGCTGCGGTCGCGGATGGAAACGCTTGCGGCAGGACAGACCGAGGAAGCGATTGCCGGCATGGAGCGCCGCGACGAGGTGGGCCAGATGGCCGCTGCCGTCGCCGTCTTCAGGGATAACGCTCTCGAACGAATCCGTCTTGAACAGGAGGCGGAGAACGGTCGCGGCCTGTCCGAGCGCGAGCGCCGGGAGCGTGAGGCGCAGAAGGCCCGCGAGGCTGCCGAGATCCAGCACGCTGTCGATGCGCTTGGAACCGGCCTTACCCACCTGTCGGACGGTGATGTCTCCTACCAGATCGTGACGCCCTTTGCCGCCCATCTCGACGGCCTTCGCGAGAATTTCAACCAGTCCGTCGGCAAGCTGCAGGCGACCCTGCGAGCGGTCGGGGAGAATGCCAATGCCATCGACGCCGGCGCGAACGAAGTGCGCGCCGCAGCCGACGACCTTTCCAAGCGGACCGAGCAGCAGGCCGCTTCCGTCGAGGAGACCGCGGCCGCGCTGGAGGAAATCACCACGACGGTCCGTGATGCGGCCAAGCGCGCGGAGGAGGCCGGTCAGCTCGTGGCGCGGACCCGCGCCGGGGCGGAGAAGTCGGGCGAGGTCGTGCGCCGCGCCGTCGAGGCGATGCGCGAGATCGAGCGGTCCTCCGGCGAGATCACCAACATCATCGGTGTCATCGACGATATCGCCTTCCAGACGAACCTTCTCGCATTGAATGCCGGCGTGGAGGCTGCCCGGGCCGGCGAGGCCGGCAAGGGGTTCGCCGTGGTGGCGCAGGAAGTGCGCGAACTGGCGCAGCGTTCGGCGCAGGCCGCCAAGGAGATCAAGGGGCTCATCACGGCATCCAGCACGCAGGTGCAGGCCGGCGTGGCGCTGGTCGGCGAGACCGGTGCAGCGCTGCAGACCATCGTGACGGAGGTGCAGGACATCAACGCGAACGTCAACGCGATCGTGGAATCCGCCCGCGAGCAGTCGGTCGGTCTCGGCGAGATCAACCAGGCGGTCAACACGATGGACCAGGGCACGCAGCAGAACGCCGCGATGGTCGAGCAATCGACCGCGGCGAGCCACAGCCTTGCGAAGGAGGCGTCCTCGCTCAAGCAGCTTCTGGCGCAGTTCACCCTCGGCAACAGCGGCGTCGGACATGCGCCGGTGCGCCTTGCCGGCCCGGCCTCCGCGCCCGTGACCTCTCCCGCCCGTGGTCTTGGTCGCAAGGTCGCCTCCGCCCTCGGTGGTGCGGCAGCGGCAACAGCGGCGCAGGATTGGCAGGAATTCTGA
- a CDS encoding methyl-accepting chemotaxis protein: protein MKHVPIIGKFLAIFALFGVFALAIAAYSAIQIKAVDDAYSGILANESSAALTLVNAGKALQNGRAAIADMVMAATKEDTESADAEMKAIKADYAALMDRTISLLPSDTRLPALKADGLALFDDACKNAIDLGRVALDPAGVTASQKLFNTECRPVFNGVTTRFAETANAINEGNLKLSDLLTERSNSIAIISIIAVVAGFLVVLSIGYVAIRSWLARPIRGLADTMETLANGDLTANIDGTDRRDEVGVMARAVEIFKTNGLKARALEGEAENARAQSETERARVAELDRQRAAEMSEATAGLAEGLKRLSAGDLGSQLTKPFAPDFEGLRNDFNAAVSTLRETIASVAASTGAIDSGARELSQSANDLSRRTEQQAASLEETAAALDQITSNVANSTQRTEEARSVAIEANQSAQKSGVVVARAVSAMQRIEQSSSQISNIIGVIDEIAFQTNLLALNAGVEAARAGEAGKGFAVVAQEVRELAQRSAQAAKEIKDLIRTSADEVESGVKLVTETGEALKVIEMHVVSINSQLDAIAVSAKEQSVGLSEVNVAVNQMDQVTQQNAAMVEEATAASASLASEAETLRHLVSGFQYAGRDEARSAPVAASADRSAVPSPARRLVGRIASALGAGSAAPKADSWEEF from the coding sequence ATGAAGCACGTTCCAATTATTGGAAAATTCCTGGCGATCTTCGCGCTGTTCGGCGTTTTCGCCCTGGCGATAGCCGCATATTCCGCCATTCAGATCAAAGCCGTCGACGATGCATACAGCGGCATTCTCGCCAATGAGAGCAGCGCTGCGCTCACCCTCGTCAATGCCGGCAAGGCGCTGCAGAACGGACGCGCAGCCATCGCCGACATGGTCATGGCCGCCACCAAGGAAGACACCGAGTCCGCGGACGCCGAAATGAAGGCGATCAAGGCCGATTACGCCGCCCTCATGGACAGGACGATATCCCTGCTACCGTCCGACACGCGCCTTCCGGCGCTGAAGGCCGATGGCCTGGCCCTTTTCGACGACGCTTGCAAGAACGCGATCGACCTCGGCCGCGTGGCGCTCGATCCCGCCGGCGTCACCGCATCGCAGAAGCTCTTCAATACCGAGTGCCGGCCGGTCTTCAACGGCGTGACCACCCGCTTCGCCGAAACCGCCAATGCGATCAACGAGGGCAATCTGAAGCTGAGCGACCTGCTGACGGAGCGCAGCAATTCGATCGCCATCATCTCGATCATCGCGGTCGTGGCAGGCTTCCTCGTCGTCCTGTCCATCGGCTATGTGGCAATTCGCTCCTGGCTGGCCCGCCCGATCCGGGGGCTTGCCGACACGATGGAGACGCTGGCCAACGGCGACCTCACCGCAAACATCGACGGCACGGACCGCCGTGACGAAGTTGGCGTGATGGCGCGCGCCGTCGAGATCTTCAAGACGAACGGACTGAAGGCACGCGCACTCGAAGGCGAGGCGGAAAATGCCCGGGCACAGAGCGAGACGGAACGCGCACGCGTCGCCGAACTCGACCGCCAGCGCGCCGCCGAAATGAGCGAGGCGACGGCCGGGCTTGCCGAAGGCCTCAAGCGCCTGTCCGCAGGGGATCTGGGTTCCCAGCTCACCAAGCCGTTCGCCCCCGATTTCGAAGGTCTGCGCAACGACTTCAACGCCGCCGTCTCGACCCTGCGCGAGACCATCGCCTCCGTCGCCGCCTCCACCGGCGCGATCGACAGCGGGGCACGTGAACTGAGCCAGAGCGCGAACGACCTGTCGCGGCGGACCGAGCAGCAGGCCGCCTCGCTCGAGGAAACCGCCGCCGCCCTCGACCAGATCACCAGCAACGTCGCCAATTCGACCCAGCGCACCGAGGAGGCCCGCAGCGTCGCCATCGAGGCGAACCAGTCGGCGCAGAAGTCGGGCGTGGTCGTCGCCCGTGCCGTCAGCGCCATGCAGCGCATCGAGCAGTCGTCGAGCCAGATTTCCAACATCATCGGCGTCATCGACGAGATCGCCTTCCAGACCAACCTGCTCGCCCTCAACGCAGGCGTGGAAGCGGCGCGCGCCGGCGAGGCCGGCAAGGGTTTCGCGGTGGTGGCGCAGGAAGTACGTGAGCTTGCCCAGCGCTCGGCACAGGCGGCCAAGGAGATCAAGGACCTCATCCGCACCTCCGCCGATGAAGTCGAAAGCGGCGTGAAGCTGGTGACGGAGACGGGCGAGGCCCTGAAGGTCATCGAGATGCATGTCGTTTCGATCAACAGCCAACTCGACGCCATTGCCGTCTCGGCCAAGGAGCAGTCCGTTGGGCTGAGCGAGGTCAATGTGGCCGTGAACCAGATGGACCAGGTGACCCAGCAGAACGCCGCCATGGTCGAGGAGGCAACGGCCGCGAGCGCTTCGCTCGCCTCGGAAGCGGAAACCCTGCGCCATCTCGTCTCGGGCTTCCAGTATGCCGGCCGGGACGAGGCGCGTTCCGCACCGGTTGCGGCCTCGGCCGATCGGTCTGCCGTCCCCTCGCCCGCCCGGCGTCTCGTCGGCCGCATCGCCTCGGCGCTCGGCGCCGGCAGCGCCGCCCCCAAGGCGGATAGCTGGGAGGAGTTCTGA
- a CDS encoding EAL domain-containing protein — MAGREGKARSRLAVVLFGILPLLLGLPFLAWQARQSLDGEAAAIQEFVVARVDAILGHASNAAVEVAGLVGSPCPAAGLDLRRGVTAHPFVRSLNLAENGRIYCSTLEGAVDYAEDSAAYADGRLQLMFGNLVTPNRALLVYRHATASGSVLVGIDGQHVFDVLSLGAEEFTVEIGIGPNWVGKEGTVTDAFRQPDNAIASLVPSAAYPFTVGVAYGQGLVWRHLVFDYWPSWLLLALLGLLSGYAARRFLSQRNSLTAELRRAVDADEFVPFYQPVVLGESGALAGAEVLVRWMHPIEGIIPPNQFIPLAESTGLIVKMTYQLMDRVQEELLGQLPNLPEPFHVGFNISAAHCTSMELLDRCRAFLEPFPPGSVILFLELTEREAIPATPMTDALFKQLDGMGVQVALDDFGTGNSSLEYLQRFTVNALKIDQSFVAKAGTETLSSHILDIIADLASRLELFVVAEGVENAMQREYLQKLGVEYMQGYLFGRPVPFAEFAATHLPPAAGGAGDGAPV; from the coding sequence ATGGCTGGCCGGGAGGGAAAAGCCCGCAGCCGTCTGGCTGTCGTGCTCTTCGGGATATTGCCCCTGCTTCTGGGGTTGCCCTTCCTGGCCTGGCAGGCCCGGCAGTCCCTCGACGGCGAGGCGGCGGCCATTCAGGAATTCGTGGTCGCGCGGGTCGACGCCATCCTCGGCCATGCGAGTAATGCTGCGGTGGAAGTGGCCGGTCTGGTCGGCAGCCCCTGTCCTGCCGCCGGCCTTGACCTGCGGCGGGGGGTGACGGCCCATCCTTTCGTCCGCTCGTTGAACCTTGCTGAAAACGGCAGGATCTATTGCTCCACCCTCGAGGGTGCGGTGGACTATGCCGAGGATAGCGCGGCCTATGCGGACGGCCGCCTGCAATTGATGTTCGGCAATCTCGTCACGCCGAACCGGGCGCTGCTCGTCTACCGGCACGCCACGGCATCCGGCTCTGTACTGGTGGGTATCGACGGGCAGCATGTCTTCGACGTGCTCAGCCTCGGCGCCGAGGAGTTCACGGTCGAGATCGGGATCGGGCCGAACTGGGTGGGGAAGGAGGGCACGGTCACCGACGCCTTCCGGCAACCGGACAATGCCATTGCGAGTCTCGTCCCTTCGGCGGCCTATCCGTTCACCGTCGGCGTGGCCTATGGGCAGGGCCTTGTCTGGCGGCATCTCGTTTTCGATTATTGGCCGTCCTGGCTGCTGCTCGCCTTGCTCGGGCTTCTGTCGGGCTATGCGGCCCGCCGTTTCCTGTCCCAGCGCAATTCCCTGACGGCCGAGTTGCGACGGGCGGTCGACGCCGACGAATTCGTGCCTTTCTACCAGCCTGTCGTGCTCGGGGAATCCGGCGCGCTGGCCGGCGCCGAAGTCCTCGTGCGATGGATGCACCCGATCGAAGGGATCATCCCCCCGAACCAGTTCATCCCGCTTGCCGAAAGCACGGGTCTCATCGTGAAGATGACCTATCAGCTTATGGACCGCGTGCAGGAAGAATTGCTCGGGCAATTGCCGAACCTTCCGGAACCGTTCCATGTCGGCTTCAATATCTCGGCGGCGCATTGCACCAGCATGGAGCTGCTCGATCGGTGCCGCGCCTTTCTGGAGCCGTTCCCGCCGGGTTCCGTCATCCTCTTCCTCGAGCTGACCGAGCGCGAGGCGATCCCCGCGACGCCAATGACCGACGCGCTTTTCAAGCAGCTCGACGGCATGGGCGTTCAAGTCGCCCTGGATGATTTCGGGACGGGCAATTCCAGTCTCGAATATCTGCAGCGGTTCACCGTCAATGCGCTGAAAATCGACCAGAGCTTCGTCGCCAAGGCGGGCACGGAAACGCTCTCCAGCCATATCCTCGACATCATCGCCGATCTTGCCTCGAGGCTGGAGCTTTTCGTTGTCGCCGAGGGCGTGGAGAACGCGATGCAGCGCGAATATCTGCAAAAGCTTGGCGTCGAATACATGCAGGGCTACCTGTTCGGTCGGCCTGTACCCTTTGCGGAGTTCGCCGCGACGCACCTTCCCCCGGCGGCGGGTGGAGCTGGCGATGGTGCGCCGGTTTGA